TCTGATATTCAAAAATATGTTTAATTTTATCTAACAAACACGTGTTTAAAATAAAAACACTGGTATTTCGTTATCCAATAAAAACTAACCCAACCCAGAAAGCAAATTAAAAGAGAAGCACCGAATTTTTAATTTAATATTAATTAATGAAAAAAGTACTTTTACTTCTTTGTTCTATGTTTTTTGTTGCTGTGTCTGCCCAAAAAAAAGGGAAAGACTATACTGATATTTTAAAAAGTAAGAGCATCTACGAAATCAATGCTTTTTTAAGAGATGCCCATCCCGATGACCCCAAAAGATCTGTTCTGAAGCCAAGGGTAATGGAAATGATGAAAGAATATATCAAAAATGCACATCCTGCCGATCAGAAGGTAAAAGACATGCAGGAAATGCTGGCCATGCTGAGAAGAAGACCTTCCACAAAGATCACCTTCGATGAAATGAATGCTATCATCAAGCAGAAACAGATTGCTAAATATAAGGCTGAACTGGCGGCAAAACAGTCTACTACAGTGTACACCCCAAGTACAGCTCAAAATACCTATGTAGTAAACACCGCTGCAAATGCTGCCGTTCCGAACGCCGAAGCAGAAGAATTCAATATGCTGATGGCAGTTTCCCCTGTAGAACATAAAAACAGAACGGTAAAAATCCTTAACTCCTTATTTGATAACGACCCTAATACTAAGGATGCTATTATAATGATTCAAAATAAATCTGACTGTAACATCATTGTAAGAATGGAAGGTGTAGGGAATACCAAATACAGACTTGCTGTACCAGCCCAGGGTGAAAGCTCCATCGTTATTGAGAAAGGTCAATATCTTTTCACCAGCCTTGTTTGTGGGGCTCAATATGCTTCACAAAAAACTATTGAAAGGGCCATTATGGTAGCTTTAGGAGGTCAATAATTTCCATCATAAACGAATTATCTCTATGTCTTTTACCCCAAAAAGACCGA
The nucleotide sequence above comes from Chryseobacterium sp. 7. Encoded proteins:
- a CDS encoding DUF6759 domain-containing protein, with amino-acid sequence MKKVLLLLCSMFFVAVSAQKKGKDYTDILKSKSIYEINAFLRDAHPDDPKRSVLKPRVMEMMKEYIKNAHPADQKVKDMQEMLAMLRRRPSTKITFDEMNAIIKQKQIAKYKAELAAKQSTTVYTPSTAQNTYVVNTAANAAVPNAEAEEFNMLMAVSPVEHKNRTVKILNSLFDNDPNTKDAIIMIQNKSDCNIIVRMEGVGNTKYRLAVPAQGESSIVIEKGQYLFTSLVCGAQYASQKTIERAIMVALGGQ